A part of Oncorhynchus masou masou isolate Uvic2021 chromosome 30, UVic_Omas_1.1, whole genome shotgun sequence genomic DNA contains:
- the LOC135522001 gene encoding sialoadhesin-like — MEIEKLPLRFLIHCIWLGVWGVDTSSWTAEVPGSVSGLEGSCIVIPCSFNYPEPKIKPSEFTGIWFKDTSEVIYHPDSSNVITDYRGRTELVGNLRQKNCSLRIDPLHSSDKGPFTFRIEIKDYNKASYKDDRVSIAVRDSPDPLSLSVMEVVKVGEEVSASCSVSHSCPSDPPLLTWSHSGTPSIQSQQQTKGQWEETSTLTFRSSNADNNQPLVCTAAYRGGKTVKSSKMLTVKYAPVDVKVKGVSSVKEGDSIELRCSSDSNPAAHSYHWHNSRGPLPTTGPTLTLENVTRLTEALYCTAINTEGQGQSSPLKLNVEYPPEIKVDSACTSDISMVTCLCIVDSEPPSTVEWSLPAGHLPSTRVEMHGSVTIVSLQRALGFSETVHCHASNTQGNATLSFTVSTNDKMFMLYVSIGIAALVVVVILVPMSACLLTKKGGRSHSDQPVVSIQDMDAAKCASSDPSTSRKEQKDTSSEILTNYYTNDQLYGNMEAEEDGDPCECVGGDDAIYGNI, encoded by the exons ATGGAGATTGAGAAATTACCGTTGCGTTTTCTTATTCATTGCATTTGGCTTGGAG TGTGGGGAGTTGATACCTCGTCATGGACTGCTGAGGTGCCCGGCTCAGTCTCCGGCCTGGAGGGCTCATGCATCGTGATTCCCTGCTCATTCAACTACCCAGAACCAAAGATAAAGCCCTCTGAATTCACTGGCATCTGGTTCAAAGACACTTCTGAGGTTATCTACCACCCAGACAGCTCCAACGTCATCACAGACTACAGGGGTCGTACAGAGCTGGTAGGAAACCTCAGACAGAAGAACTGCTCTCTCAGAATCGACCCCCTCCATAGCAGTGACAAAGGACCCTTTACTTTCAGGATTGAAATCAAAGACTATAACAAGGCTTCATACAAAGATGACAGAGTCTCCATTGCAGTGAGGG ActctccagaccccctctctctgtcagtgatgGAGGTGGTGAAGGTGGGGGAGGAGGTATCTGCCTCCTGCTCTGTGTCTCACTCCTGCCCATCtgatccccctctcctcacctggaGCCACTCTGGAACACCCAGCATCCAATCACAGCAGCAGACCAAGGGCCAGTGGGAAGAGACATCAACCCTGACCTTTAGATCCAGCAATGCTGATAACAACCAGCCTCTAGTCTGCACAGCAGCATACAGGGGAGGGAAGACAGTGAAAAGCTCCAAGATGCTAACTGTCAAAT ATGCCCCAGTGGATGTGAAGGTTAAGGGAGTGTCCAGTGTGAAGGAGGGAGACTCTATAGAGCTGAGATGCTCCAGTGACAGTAACCCTGCTGCCCACAGCTACCATTGGCACAACAGCAGAGGACCTCTGCCCACCACTGGACCCACACTCACACTGGAGAATGTGACCAGACTCACTGAAGCCCTCTACTGCACTGCCATCAATACAGAGGGACAAGGCCAATCCAGCCCACTGAAGCTCAACGTAGAGT ACCCCCCTGAGATCAAAGTGGACTCTGCCTGCACTTCAGACATCTCTATGGTAACATGTCTGTGCATTGTGGATTCAGAGCCCCCCAGCACTGTGGAGTGGTCTCTTCCAGCAGGACACCTGCCCAGTACCAGGGTGGAGATGCATGGGTCAGTTACCATAGTTAGCCTACAGAGGGCACTAGGCTTCTCAGAGACCGTCCACTGCCATGCCAGCAACACCCAGGGCAATGCCACCTTGTCCTTCACTGTGTCCACAAATG ATAAGATGTTCATGCTGTACGTTTCAATTGGTATTGCTGcattagtggtggtggtaatacTAGTTCCCATGTCAGCTTGCCTATTGACTAAGAAGGG TGGGAGGAGTCATAGTGACCAGCCAGTAGTCAGTATACAGGACATGGATGCAGCCAAGTGTGCTTCCTCAGACCCCTCAACATCAAG gaaagagcagaAAGACACCAGCAGTGAAATCCTCACAAACTACTACACCAACGATCAGCTATATGGCAACATGGAG GCTGAAGAAGATGGCGACCCATGCGAATGTGTTGGTGGAGACGATGCAATCTATGGTAACATTTGA